The stretch of DNA CGCATGACTTTGGGCAAGGTGTCTACGCGCAAGGACCCGGTGCCCTGGTCGGGACAACCGGTAATCTGTGGTCGCCCGTGGAGACGGGCGTCACCGACGGCCTGTCGTCCGGCGCCGCCATGGGATTCAGCGGCGTATTTGGTCCCAGTGGCGGCATCGATCTGACTTCGCCGCAAATCACCAGCCAATTCTCACCGGCGGGCACACTCATGATCCCCCTGATGCAAGTGGTCTCCAAAGGGCTTCTCTTTGCGACCAGCAATTACGACCAGGGGCAATACATTTCTATAGGGGGAATGACGCTCAACTTTGCCGGCGGAGACGAAAGCACGAACGCCGACCATCTGACCGGGGTACTGAACTTTCCGAACCCCCTCGGGGCACTCTTTATCGTTCCGGAGCCGGGTACGCAGACATTGGCAACGTTTGGCGTGCTAACTTTGATCTTCGCTTACTGGCGCGGTAAGCGATCGGTGCGGTAACAACTGTGTGGTACCGAGGTGCCACGCCACGTTGCCGGCGATGAGGCCTATTTCTTCGCGTCCGTCAATCTGGTGGCAAAGCGCACGCCGTATCCGTCGGGGTCGGCCACGGTGAAATCGCGCAGGCCGTAGTAACGGTTGCCGATCGGCGCAACGACACGCGCCTTGTTCTCTGCGCACAGCTTCCAGTGGCGATCAACGTCGGGCACCATCACGCGCGTGTTGGCGGCGGGAAAATCGGGCACAGGGGGCAGATTGCTGCGCTGGTCGACGAACAGCAGATGACCCTCCCAGGCTAGCTCGGCAAAATCCCCCTCTTTGCGCACTAGTTCAAACCCCAGGTCGCGGTAGAAGGCGACCGAGCGGTCGAGGTCACGGACGAAAATCTCGGCGACCAGTTGTTCTTTGGCGTCGATATAGGGCATCGGTTTGTCCGTTTCACAGGTGGTGGATGGTGCGGGTTCGTCATCACCAGTTGAGGCAACCAGAGCAAGCGCCTCTTCGTCTCTCGTCTCCTCATTGTCTCTTGAGTCTGCGATTCCACGTGGCGCTGCTTCGCCCTTGGTGGCGGCGGACGTTTTGTTCTCGCTTGTTCCCCAGTCCTGCGGCACGTCGACCGCGAGTTCTTTGACCAGGAAGGCGTAGCCATCGGCCGCTTCTTCGATCAGCTTGGTAGTGGGTGTGCCTGCACCGTGGCCGGCGCTGGTCTCGATGCGAATCAAAATCGGCCGCGGGCCGGCCTGCGCGGCTTGCAATGTCGCCGCGAACTTGAAGCTGTGTCCTGGCACCACGCGATCGTCATGATCGGCCGTGGTGACAAGCGTAGCCGGATAGTGGATGCCAGGCTTGATGTTGTGCAGCGGCGAGTAAGCCGAGAGCGTGGGAAAATCCTCGGCATTGTCGGCCGAACCGTATTCGCTGACCCAGGCCCAGCCAATGGTGAAGCGATGGAACCGCAGCATGTCCATCACGCCCACGCCGGGCAGCGCCGCACCGAACAGATCGGGGCGCTGCGTCAGCGCCGCGCCGACCAGCAGTCCGCCGTTCGACCGGCCGGCAATGGCTAGCTTTTCGCGCGAGGTGTACTTGTTGGCGGTCAACCACTCGGCGGCCGCCAGAAAATCATCGAAGACGTTTTGCTTCTGCGCCTTCATGCCAGCCTCGTGCCAGGCGCGGCCGTACTCGCCGCCGCCACGCAAGTTCGGCTGCGCGTAGATGCCGCCCATTTCGAGCCATACGAACCTGCCCGGCGAGAACGACGGCGTCAAAGAAATGTCGAACCCGCCATAGGCGAACAAGAATGTCGGGTTCGTACCGTCGAGCTTGGTATCCTTCCGACGCGTGATGAACATGGGGACACGCGTGCCGTCGCGGCTGGTGTAGAACACCTGTTCCGTCAGGTAACGGTCGGCCGCGAAATCCACCTTAGGCTGGCGGAAGACGGTACTCTTGCCCGTCGTGACGTCGTAGCGATAGATCGTCGGCGCCGCCAGAAAGCTGGTGAAGGAATAGAACAGCTCCTGGTCTTGCTGCCGCGCGTTGCCCAGGGCCACGGTGCCGATCTCGGCCAAGGGGATTTCACCCTGCGGCTGTCCTGACTTGTCGAACAACCGCACCTGGCTGTGCGCGTCTTGCAGATAGAGCGCGATCAACCGGTCGCCGACCAGGGAGACGGATTGCAGCACGTCTTGCTGCTCAGGAATGATCTCGTTCCAACCTTCGCGTCCTGGCTGTGTGCAATCGGCCGCCACGACCCGCTGCCGCGGCGCGTCGAAATCGGTGCGTAGAAAAAAAGTGTTGCCGTCGTTGCCGAGAAAGGCGTACTGCGCGTCGAAGCCCGTGATCCAAGGCACGACCTGAGCATCGGGCGTCGTCAGATCCAAATAAAACAGCTGATCTTTGATCTCGGACCCGCGCCAGACGCGGATCACGAGCCAGTGGCCATCGTCACTCACGTCACCATTAAAACCCCATTCTTTTTCGTCAGGGCGCTCATAGATCAACTTGTCTTCGGCCTGCGGCGTGCCGAGCCGGTGATAGAACAGCTTTTGAAAATAGTTGACGCCGGTCAGCCTTGTCTGCTCGTCGGGCTCGTCATAGCGACTGTAGAACAATCCCCTGCCGTCGGGAGACCACGAGGCGGTGGCGAACTTGATCCATTGCAAGCGGTCTGGCAGATCGCGTTTGGTCTCGACGTCGCGAATGCGCCACTCTTGCCAATCCGAACCGGCCGTGGCCAGCCCATAGGCGAACAGTCGTCCGTCATCGCTAATAGCCGTACCGGACAGCGCCACGGTGCCATCGGCCGATAGCGTGTTGGGATCGAGCAGCACCTGCGGCTCGGCGTCGAGCGCAGACGCTACATATAGCACGCTCTGGTTTTGCAAGCCGTCGTTGCGGTTATAGAAATAGCGGCCGCCGCGCGCCGCGGGGATGCCGTATTTTTCGTAGTTCCAAAGCTTCGTCAGACGGTCGTGAATCTGGGCCCGTTGGGGGACGGCCTTGAGAAAATCGAACGTCAGCTCGTTCTCGGCCTTGATCCAGGTGCGGGTCGCGGGGCTGTCGGTGTCTTCCAGCCAACGAAAAGGATCAGCCACCTGGCGACCATGATAGTCGTCGACCTGGTCGCCTCGTTCTGCCTTGGGGTAACGGAAAGTCGTGGCGTTAAGGGGCGAC from Pirellulales bacterium encodes:
- a CDS encoding prolyl oligopeptidase family serine peptidase, with translation MREMFYRDEPSWVPCSRGREHADRTEPRYRRASAGGRFHVQLLTGLCVLLAGCGESANRTPAAKSPSTTTATPVDDAEPTSSADAGAPSPLNATTFRYPKAERGDQVDDYHGRQVADPFRWLEDTDSPATRTWIKAENELTFDFLKAVPQRAQIHDRLTKLWNYEKYGIPAARGGRYFYNRNDGLQNQSVLYVASALDAEPQVLLDPNTLSADGTVALSGTAISDDGRLFAYGLATAGSDWQEWRIRDVETKRDLPDRLQWIKFATASWSPDGRGLFYSRYDEPDEQTRLTGVNYFQKLFYHRLGTPQAEDKLIYERPDEKEWGFNGDVSDDGHWLVIRVWRGSEIKDQLFYLDLTTPDAQVVPWITGFDAQYAFLGNDGNTFFLRTDFDAPRQRVVAADCTQPGREGWNEIIPEQQDVLQSVSLVGDRLIALYLQDAHSQVRLFDKSGQPQGEIPLAEIGTVALGNARQQDQELFYSFTSFLAAPTIYRYDVTTGKSTVFRQPKVDFAADRYLTEQVFYTSRDGTRVPMFITRRKDTKLDGTNPTFLFAYGGFDISLTPSFSPGRFVWLEMGGIYAQPNLRGGGEYGRAWHEAGMKAQKQNVFDDFLAAAEWLTANKYTSREKLAIAGRSNGGLLVGAALTQRPDLFGAALPGVGVMDMLRFHRFTIGWAWVSEYGSADNAEDFPTLSAYSPLHNIKPGIHYPATLVTTADHDDRVVPGHSFKFAATLQAAQAGPRPILIRIETSAGHGAGTPTTKLIEEAADGYAFLVKELAVDVPQDWGTSENKTSAATKGEAAPRGIADSRDNEETRDEEALALVASTGDDEPAPSTTCETDKPMPYIDAKEQLVAEIFVRDLDRSVAFYRDLGFELVRKEGDFAELAWEGHLLFVDQRSNLPPVPDFPAANTRVMVPDVDRHWKLCAENKARVVAPIGNRYYGLRDFTVADPDGYGVRFATRLTDAKK